Part of the Sodalinema gerasimenkoae IPPAS B-353 genome is shown below.
TTGATTTTGGCTCCGTCAAGGCCCTCAGCCAACAAATTGCTCAAGACGATGCCCTGCGAACCATCGCCGCCGGAACCCCGGTCTACATGCCCATCGAGCAGTTTCAGGGCAACCCCCAATATAACAGTGACCTCTATTCCCTCGGGGCGATCGCCATCCAAGCCCTCACCGGCGTCTCCCCTCACAACCTCCCCAAACTGCAAGACGAATCGGGAACCCTGATTTGGCGCAAACGCACCCAAGTCTCCGATGACCTGGCCGCCATCATCGATAAAATGGTGATGTATTCCTCAACCAAACGTTATCAGTCTGCTCATGCCGTCTTAGATGATTTGGCCCCCATCTTAGAACGGTATCAAACCAGAAACGAGGATGCAGCAGCGCTACCGGAGGACGAGTCCCCAAGCCTGGCGAATAAGTCGTCCTCATCCCGGTCCTGGTTGGGATGGACGGGTGGCCTTCTTCTGCTTATCCTGGGTTTAAGCCTGGGACTGTGGCTATGGCAACGTCCCCGAGAAGGCCGGGCTGAAGACTTTTATCATCGCGCTCTTGCCAATGTTGAACAGGGCAATAAAGACCTGGCATTACAAGCGTTAAATCGAGCCATTTACCACAATCGTAATCACATCGAAGCCCATTATCAACGAGCCAATATCCACTTCGATCAGGGAAATCTCGACGAGGCTATCCAAGACTATAGCCGTACCTTAGAGCTAGATCCCAATCATTACAATTCCCTCTATAACCGAGGCTTAGCTCAAATCCAGTCCGGAGACCTAGAAGCGGCCATGACGGACTTCTCCCAAGTGCTGCAATTGTCCCCCAATGATGCTGAAGCCTATTATCAACGGGCCCTGATTTCCTATGAATTAGGGGATTATAGCTCTGCCATTCAAGATTACACGCAAGCCATCCTCAAAGATCCCGCTTCCCCCAACGCCTATCTCAATCGTGGCTTAGCGCACTCGGCCGCCGGAAACCCCACGGAGGCGATCGCCGACTTTACCCAGGCCATTCGCGTCGATCCTGAGCATGTCAATGCCTTCTACAGTCGGGGTCGGACTCGCTTCAATATGGGGGAATATCGCGGGGCGCAACAGGATTATAGCCAAGTGTTGGCGTTAGAGCCGGACCATACGAACGCTCTGGTCAACCGTTGCAGTGTTAACCTCAATTTATTTGACTATGAGGCGGCGGTGGACGATTGTACTCGGGCCCTGGAGTTGGTGGAGGATGATTGGGTAGCCTATAACAATCGCTGTATTGCTCACTATAATTTAGGGCAATATGAGCAGGCGATCGCCGATTGTAGCCAAACCATTGAGTTAAACCCGAACCATGGCAAAGCCTTTAGTAATCGCGGCATGGCGAAGGGTGGGTTAGGGGATTTAGAGGGGGCGATCGCCGATTACACTCAGGCGATTGACTTAAACCCAGATAATCCGGTGGCCTTCAGCAATCGCGGGACAGTTCATGCGGAGTTAGGGGATTATCAACGGGCCATGGAAGACCATACCCAAGCCTTACGGCTCAATGATGAGTCCCCCACGCCTTATTTCAATCGGGCCGCAGTCCGTGAGCAGCTTCAGGATCGCTCTGGGGCGATCGCCGATTATGAACGAGCGGCACAGGCCTGTCTGGATGTGGGCCGAGTGGACTGCTATGAGCGGGCCCGCCAACAAATCCAACGACTGGGAGGACCCTAAGGGCCTCGATTCTCGCTGATTAGACCCCTGAACTGACTGGGGTTCCCTGGCACAACTCCAATAAGATATGGAGGAGATCCTGACTTTGGCTGAGGGTATCTGTCAGGATAACCCGGGGACGGGCGATCGCCTCAAGTTTCTCGGCAATGGCATCGGTGAGTCCTCCGGGACAGAGGAAGTAGGGCAACACCCCCACCTGGTCATAGCCGGCCTGCTCATATTTTTGTAGTTGTTGTTCTAGGCGGGGATCAACGGACCAATAGGCGGCCTGCACCGGGACGCCAACTCGTTGCGGGAGTTGTGCCGCCAGGGCCTCGATGGGAGCATTGCCCCCAGGCCGCCGACTCCCA
Proteins encoded:
- a CDS encoding serine/threonine-protein kinase, which gives rise to MIGTLLDRRYRIIKMLGSGAFGQTYLAADVRRPGLPKCVVKQLSAVKGGIESLQTAKRLFEQEAETLEQLGSHDRIPRLLAYFQEDERLYLVKEYVDGHPLSEEILPGQPLPEAAVAQILWDILQILVFVHQHEVIHRDVKPENIIRRDHDQELLLIDFGSVKALSQQIAQDDALRTIAAGTPVYMPIEQFQGNPQYNSDLYSLGAIAIQALTGVSPHNLPKLQDESGTLIWRKRTQVSDDLAAIIDKMVMYSSTKRYQSAHAVLDDLAPILERYQTRNEDAAALPEDESPSLANKSSSSRSWLGWTGGLLLLILGLSLGLWLWQRPREGRAEDFYHRALANVEQGNKDLALQALNRAIYHNRNHIEAHYQRANIHFDQGNLDEAIQDYSRTLELDPNHYNSLYNRGLAQIQSGDLEAAMTDFSQVLQLSPNDAEAYYQRALISYELGDYSSAIQDYTQAILKDPASPNAYLNRGLAHSAAGNPTEAIADFTQAIRVDPEHVNAFYSRGRTRFNMGEYRGAQQDYSQVLALEPDHTNALVNRCSVNLNLFDYEAAVDDCTRALELVEDDWVAYNNRCIAHYNLGQYEQAIADCSQTIELNPNHGKAFSNRGMAKGGLGDLEGAIADYTQAIDLNPDNPVAFSNRGTVHAELGDYQRAMEDHTQALRLNDESPTPYFNRAAVREQLQDRSGAIADYERAAQACLDVGRVDCYERARQQIQRLGGP